Proteins found in one Lycium ferocissimum isolate CSIRO_LF1 chromosome 6, AGI_CSIRO_Lferr_CH_V1, whole genome shotgun sequence genomic segment:
- the LOC132061531 gene encoding uncharacterized protein LOC132061531 codes for MAIETGTPSATGTPSVNIAPAVTPTTRSTVKPAEKPAKFTGANFKGWQQRMFYWLTTLGYILSALEDDLYNVYKARETSKELWSALEKKYKTEDACLKKFVVAKFLDYKMVDGKTLGTQVQELQLIFHDLIAEGMVVNEAFQMVAMIEKLRPSWKDFKNYLKHKRKEMKLKDLVIRLKIEEDNKTSEKRYRKSSPIEGANVVEDAAPKKNKKRKRPSGKEKDHNKKKFKGNCYNCGKGAIKLPTVVPPRRTKRKTRQKNNVRKIH; via the exons ATGGCAATTGAGACTGGAACTCCCTCTGCGACTGGAACTCCCTCTGTGAATATTGCACCAGCGGTTACTCCTACAACCCGTTCCACTGTGAAACCGGCTGAGAAACCTGCGAAGTTCACCGGTGCCAACTTTAAAGGATGGCAACAAAGAATGTTCTATTGGCTTACCACCCTTG GTTACATTTTGAGTGCCTTAGAAGATGACTTGTACAACGTCTACAAGGCAAGAGAGACCTCCAAAGAACTATGGAGTGCACTTGAAAAGAAGTACAAAACCGAAGATGCTTGCTTGAAGAAGTTTGTGGTTGCCAAATTCCTAGACTACAAAATGGTGGATGGAAAAACCCTTGGAACCCAAGTTCAAGAGCTTCAACTTATCTTCCATGACCTTATTGCTGAAGGTATGGTAGTGAATGAAGCGTTCCAAATGGTTGCAATGATTGAGAAGTTGCGGCCCTCATGGAAAGATTTCAAGAATTATCTTAAGCACAAGAGAAAGGAAATGAAGTTGAAGGATCTTGTGATTCGTCTCAAGATTGAGGAAGATAACAAAACCTCTGAGAAGAGGTACCGTAAGAGTTCACCGATTGAAGGGGCAAACGTCGTTGAAGATGCTGCTccgaaaaagaacaagaaaaggaagaggCCTTCTGGAAAGGAGAAGGATCATAACAAGAAAAAGTTCAAGGGCAACTGTTATAATTGTGGTAAAGGTGCCATAAAGCTCCCGACTGTCGTGCCCCCAAGAAGgacaaagagaaaaacaagg CAAAAGAATAATGTACGAAAAATACATTGA